One stretch of Salmo trutta chromosome 7, fSalTru1.1, whole genome shotgun sequence DNA includes these proteins:
- the LOC115197778 gene encoding transcriptional enhancer factor TEF-3 — MERLLGRTSKDLRSPCPVLSSAPGTHPLPPAPPSPVLWSSRPPTTSAEWVPAPSPGGTSEELNEPLDKPLENDAEGVWSPDIEQSFQEALAIYPPCGRRKIILSDEGKMYGRNELIARYIKLRTGKTRTRKQVSSHIQVLARRKAREIQVKLKDQAAKDKALQSMATMSSAQIISATAFQNKMALQGLSRPPYPTVGGFWHGGLPGQPRGPEDIKPFSQQSYAMQASGPPPITGYESTAGLSMSPGTPPWQGRSIASSKLRMLEFSAFLEQPQDPETFNKHLFVHIAQSNPTFSDPYLEAVDIRQIYDKFPEKKGGMKELFEKGPPNAFFLVKFWADLSANLQDDSSFFYGVSSQYESSENMIITSSTKVCSFGKQVVEKVETEYARFENGRYVFRIHRSPLCEYMINFIHKLKHLPEKYMMNSVLENFTILQVVTNRDTLETLLCIAYVFEVSTSEHGAQHHIYRLVKD, encoded by the exons CGCCTCCTTGGGCGGACGTCAAAGGACCTGA GATCGCCTTGTCCTGTCTTGTCCTCGGCCCCTGGAACGCACCCTCTACCCCCTGCTCCTCCCAGCCCTGTCCTGTGGTCCTCCCGGCCCCCCACCACGTCTGCGGAGTGGGTGCCGGCCCCCTCCCCTGGGGGCACCAGTGAGGAGCTGAACGAGCCTCTGGACAAGCCTCTGGAGAACGATGCGGAGGGCGTGTGGAGCCCCGACATCGAGCAGAGCTTCCAGGAGGCCCTGGCCATCTACCCGCCCTGCGGACGCAGGAAGATCATCCTCTCCGATGAGGGAAAGATGTACG GACGGAACGAGCTGATAGCACGGTACATCAAGCTACGCACAGGGAAGACACGGACAAGAAAGCAG gtgTCCAGTCACATCCAGGTGCTAGCGCGACGGAAGGCCCGGGAGATCCAGGTGAAGCTCAAG gacCAGGCTGCCAAAGACAAGGCCCTCCAGAGTATGGCCACCATGTCCTCTGCCCAGATCATCTCCGCCACTGCCTTTCAGAACAAGATGGCTCTGCAGGGGCTGTCCAGGCCGCCGTATCCCACTGTTGGCGGG TTTTGGCATGGCGGCCTTCCAGGACAGCCTAGGGGTCCTGAAGA CATTAAGCCCTTTTCCCAGCAGAGTTACGCCATGCAAGCGTCTGGCCCGCCCCCCATAACAG GCTATGAGAGCACAGCAGGGCTGTCCATGTCGCCGGGCACCCCCCCGTGGCAGGGACGCAGTATCGCCAGCTCCAAGCTTCGCATGCTAGAGTTCTCTGCTTTCCTGGAGCAGCCTCAGGACCCAGAGACC TTTAACAAGCACCTGTTTGTACACATCGCTCAGTCCAACCCCACCTTCAGTGACCCGTACCTGGAGGCAGTGGACATCCGGCAGATCTACGACAAGTTCCCTGAGAAGAAAGGAGGGATGAAGGAGTTGTTTGAGAAGGGGCCGCCCAACGCTTTTTTCCTCGTCAAGTTCTGG GCTGATCTGAGTGCCAACCTACAGGACGACAGCAGTTTCTTCTACGGCGTGTCCAGTCAGTACGAGAGCTCTGAGAACATGATCATCACCTCCTCCACCAAGGTCTGCTCCTTCGGAAAGCAGGTGGTGGAGAAAGTAGAG ACGGAGTATGCACGGTTTGAGAATGGGCGGTATGTGTTCAGAATCCACCGGTCCCCACTGTGTGAATACATGATCAACTTCATCCACAAGCTCAAACACCTGCCAGAGAAGTACATGATGAACAGTGTACTGGAGAACTTCACCATCCTACAg